A region of Streptomyces halobius DNA encodes the following proteins:
- a CDS encoding bifunctional glycosyltransferase/CDP-glycerol:glycerophosphate glycerophosphotransferase → MPDVSVVVIVYNDADRLPTAVQSVLDQTLRDVEVVIVDDCSTDRSFEVAQHLAAAHSGRVRAFQLPENSGAGGEPRNVGIQHTTGQYVMFLDSDDVLEHNACRNLLEAAEETGSDIVSGLCVRLHKDTRNQKRDEWYAWLYSATRTLESVTELPDLFVWDTLSTNKCYRRDFLIENNLRFPKGMFYEDLMFIADAYLAAKRITLIPNQVYFWHVYEKAAVKSVTNRRHEMTNYAHRLEIHRRIDALLAERGLTEMKLAKDVKFLKHDLVLHLRDLPFRSESYRREFAELSREYLGSIDPEAYERVQPIQAICAYLLQQGDWENLIPAVDTLTNRDKVSSPLAEHDGRIYWCDGHFDDVFGRRVLDVTDSGYHEKPVNKLFLRNQLTAFSEVGGTASLAGRITNPLGVIPADAELTGTLEFSARRRSLQSFTFPVRVLRHEGDTIHWETTADLTARLRPLGIVDTIWDVRLALDVDGARTTTRLTVADTELTGGPLPVRPRLTRMVADHIEPHISVRGHLAFRLVSEGRGSERVQELIARGVRGKPGTLAKAGYRKARTLRKTLASGDNKLRVYHEVFSRLPIKKRTVVFESHLGKQFSDSPRAIYEEMRRQGLDFEAIWSYSGSPKDFPKGVTLVRRWSMPYLKALAQAEFWVDNQSYPLKLTKRPETTYIQTWHGSALKKMGFDQPSLKATTRQEQSAQQRSLDRFDRFLVRSEHDVHTLAKAFRLKEKTLLRVGYPRNDALVQCRRREAERGRRERGPLAAELGIPDDKTVLLYAPTFRKVGGRHGRFELPFDVERFADQFGDRYVLLVRSHYLNHVVLPPTVQGRVIDVSAHHDITPVLELADGLITDYSSVMFDYALLDRPLVFFTYDYDAYVHEGRGTYFDLLEDAPGPVVRTEEEFHETIKSFETQALEYATARKEFVAKFGEYDRGDAAQSIVDQFFAQWSR, encoded by the coding sequence GTGCCTGACGTCTCAGTAGTCGTCATCGTCTACAACGACGCCGACCGGTTGCCGACCGCTGTCCAGTCCGTACTGGATCAAACGCTCCGGGACGTCGAAGTGGTGATCGTCGACGATTGCAGCACCGACCGTTCCTTCGAAGTGGCGCAGCACCTCGCCGCCGCTCATTCAGGGCGGGTAAGGGCCTTCCAGTTGCCGGAGAACAGCGGCGCGGGAGGCGAGCCCCGCAACGTCGGCATCCAGCACACGACAGGCCAGTACGTCATGTTCCTGGACAGCGATGACGTCCTGGAACACAATGCGTGCCGGAATCTGCTGGAGGCGGCCGAGGAAACCGGCTCGGACATTGTTTCCGGTCTGTGTGTGCGGCTGCACAAGGACACCCGGAACCAGAAGCGCGACGAGTGGTATGCGTGGCTTTATTCCGCGACCCGTACGCTGGAGTCCGTCACGGAATTGCCGGACCTGTTCGTATGGGACACCTTGTCCACCAACAAGTGCTATCGCCGTGATTTCCTGATCGAGAACAATCTCCGGTTCCCCAAGGGGATGTTCTACGAAGACCTGATGTTTATTGCCGATGCCTATCTCGCGGCGAAGCGGATCACCCTGATCCCCAATCAGGTCTACTTCTGGCACGTCTACGAGAAGGCCGCCGTGAAGTCGGTGACGAACCGGCGGCACGAGATGACCAACTACGCCCACCGGCTGGAGATCCACCGGCGTATCGACGCGCTGCTGGCCGAGCGCGGGCTGACCGAGATGAAGCTCGCGAAGGACGTCAAGTTCCTCAAGCACGACCTGGTACTGCATCTGCGGGATCTGCCCTTCCGCAGCGAGTCGTACCGCCGGGAGTTCGCCGAGCTCTCCCGGGAATACCTCGGCAGCATCGACCCCGAGGCGTATGAACGCGTCCAGCCCATTCAGGCCATCTGTGCGTATCTGCTGCAACAGGGTGACTGGGAGAATCTGATCCCGGCGGTGGACACGCTCACCAACCGCGACAAGGTCTCGTCGCCGCTCGCCGAGCACGACGGCCGGATCTACTGGTGCGACGGCCATTTCGACGACGTGTTCGGACGCCGCGTCCTCGACGTCACCGACAGCGGCTACCACGAGAAGCCGGTGAACAAGCTGTTCCTGCGCAACCAGCTCACCGCCTTCTCCGAGGTCGGCGGGACGGCGTCGCTGGCCGGCCGGATCACCAATCCGCTCGGCGTCATCCCCGCGGACGCGGAACTGACCGGCACTCTGGAATTCAGCGCCCGCCGGCGCAGCCTGCAATCCTTCACCTTCCCGGTCCGCGTACTGCGCCACGAAGGCGACACCATCCACTGGGAGACCACGGCGGACCTCACCGCACGGCTGCGCCCCCTGGGCATCGTCGACACCATCTGGGACGTCCGCCTGGCCCTGGACGTCGACGGGGCGCGCACCACGACCCGGCTCACCGTCGCCGACACCGAGCTGACCGGGGGGCCGCTGCCGGTCCGGCCGCGGCTGACCCGCATGGTCGCCGATCACATCGAGCCGCATATCTCCGTCAGGGGCCACCTCGCCTTCCGCCTGGTGAGCGAGGGCCGCGGCAGCGAGCGCGTCCAGGAACTGATCGCCCGCGGTGTACGGGGAAAGCCGGGGACGCTCGCCAAGGCGGGCTATCGCAAAGCGAGGACACTGCGGAAGACCCTGGCCTCCGGGGACAACAAACTCCGCGTGTATCACGAGGTGTTCAGCCGGCTGCCCATCAAGAAGCGCACGGTCGTCTTCGAAAGCCATCTGGGCAAGCAGTTCAGCGACAGCCCGCGCGCCATCTACGAGGAAATGCGCCGACAGGGCCTGGACTTCGAGGCGATCTGGTCCTACAGCGGCTCTCCGAAGGACTTCCCGAAGGGCGTCACCCTCGTGCGGCGGTGGTCCATGCCGTATCTCAAGGCCCTCGCGCAGGCCGAGTTCTGGGTGGACAACCAGAGTTATCCGCTCAAGCTGACCAAGCGTCCGGAGACCACCTACATCCAGACGTGGCACGGTTCGGCCCTCAAGAAGATGGGCTTCGACCAGCCCTCGCTCAAGGCCACCACCCGGCAGGAGCAGTCGGCGCAGCAGCGTTCCCTCGACCGCTTCGACCGTTTCCTGGTCCGCTCCGAGCACGATGTGCACACTCTGGCCAAGGCATTCCGGCTCAAGGAGAAGACCCTGCTGCGGGTGGGCTACCCGCGCAATGACGCACTGGTCCAATGCCGCCGGCGGGAAGCGGAGCGGGGCCGCAGGGAACGCGGGCCGCTCGCCGCGGAGCTGGGAATTCCCGACGACAAGACCGTGCTGCTGTACGCGCCGACATTCCGCAAGGTGGGCGGCCGGCACGGCCGCTTCGAGCTGCCTTTCGACGTGGAGCGCTTCGCCGACCAGTTCGGTGACCGCTATGTCCTGCTCGTACGGTCGCACTACCTCAATCACGTGGTGCTGCCGCCGACCGTACAGGGCCGGGTGATCGACGTATCGGCCCACCACGACATCACACCCGTGCTGGAGCTGGCCGACGGCCTCATCACGGACTACTCCTCCGTGATGTTCGACTACGCCCTGCTCGACCGGCCGTTGGTGTTCTTCACCTACGACTACGACGCATACGTCCACGAGGGCCGGGGCACCTACTTCGACCTGCTGGAAGACGCGCCCGGCCCGGTGGTCCGTACCGAAGAGGAATTCCACGAGACCATCAAGTCCTTCGAAACCCAGGCCCTGGAATACGCGACGGCCCGCAAGGAATTCGTCGCCAAGTTCGGAGAATACGACCGGGGCGACGCCGCACAGAGCATCGTCGATCAGTTCTTCGCACAGTGGAGCCGTTGA
- a CDS encoding Bax inhibitor-1/YccA family protein yields MRSSNPVFSRRQFSRGTGYAGFNAAPQAGAPAANPYAGANPYAQGGNPYAPQDATNPYAQGQQGLTQAPPQHTPQTRPMTMDDVVARTGMTLGTVIAGATVGWLFLTESLGFAIGAGLVAMVLAFVQSFKRKPSPALILSYAALEGLFLGALSGFINDLPKLDGAPMQAVLGTMAVFVAMLVAYKTRIIRVTARFTRFVMIAALGFVLLSMVNLLFMVFAGGEGLGFRSGPLGIIFGVVGVVLGALFLALDFKQVEDGIAYGAPREESWLAAFGLTLTLVWIYMEMLRLISILRGD; encoded by the coding sequence ATGAGGAGCAGTAACCCGGTCTTCTCGCGGCGGCAGTTCAGCCGCGGCACCGGCTACGCGGGCTTCAACGCAGCGCCGCAGGCCGGGGCCCCCGCCGCGAACCCCTACGCCGGAGCGAACCCGTACGCGCAGGGCGGCAACCCCTACGCGCCGCAGGACGCCACCAACCCGTACGCCCAGGGCCAACAGGGCCTCACCCAGGCACCGCCGCAGCACACGCCGCAGACCCGCCCGATGACGATGGACGATGTCGTCGCGCGCACCGGCATGACGCTCGGCACGGTGATCGCGGGTGCGACCGTCGGCTGGCTCTTCCTGACCGAGAGCCTCGGCTTCGCGATCGGCGCCGGTCTCGTCGCGATGGTGCTGGCGTTCGTCCAGTCCTTCAAGCGCAAGCCCTCGCCCGCGCTGATCCTGTCGTACGCGGCGCTGGAGGGCCTGTTCCTCGGTGCGCTCAGCGGCTTCATCAACGACCTGCCCAAGCTGGACGGCGCCCCGATGCAGGCGGTGCTGGGCACGATGGCGGTGTTCGTCGCCATGCTGGTCGCCTACAAGACCCGGATCATCCGGGTCACGGCCCGTTTCACCCGCTTTGTGATGATCGCGGCCCTGGGCTTTGTCCTGCTGTCGATGGTCAACCTGCTGTTCATGGTCTTCGCCGGGGGTGAGGGTCTCGGCTTCCGCAGTGGCCCCCTGGGCATCATCTTCGGCGTCGTGGGCGTGGTCCTCGGCGCGCTGTTCCTGGCCCTGGACTTCAAGCAGGTCGAGGACGGCATCGCCTACGGCGCTCCGCGCGAGGAGTCCTGGCTGGCGGCGTTCGGCCTGACGCTGACGCTGGTGTGGATCTACATGGAGATGCTGCGCCTGATCTCGATCCTGCGCGGCGACTGA
- a CDS encoding DUF4287 domain-containing protein: protein MSQLFSEETHRNMLARIPHCTGRDISEWLRTVEEGPSLFRFDEKVSWLRGEHDLAYGHAKAIVHEYDLRRAARKR, encoded by the coding sequence ATGTCTCAACTCTTTTCTGAAGAGACCCACCGGAACATGCTCGCGCGCATCCCTCACTGCACCGGCCGGGATATCTCCGAATGGCTCCGCACCGTTGAAGAAGGACCGTCCCTCTTCCGTTTCGACGAAAAGGTCAGCTGGCTCCGTGGCGAGCACGACCTCGCCTACGGACACGCCAAGGCGATTGTCCATGAATACGACCTCAGGCGCGCCGCCCGCAAGCGCTGA
- a CDS encoding acetyl-CoA C-acetyltransferase produces MPEAVIVSAARSPIGRAFKGSLKDLRPDDLTARIIETALAKIPELDPRDIDDLMLGCGLPGGEQGHNLGRIVAVQMGMDHLPGCTLTRYCSSSLQTTRMALHAIKAGEGDVFVSAGVETVSRSVKGTSDGLPDTHNPLFADAEARTATRAEQEGTDWHDPREDGLVPDAYIAMGQTAENLARLKGITRQDMDEFGVRSQNLAEKAIKGGFWEREITPVTLPDGTVVAKDDGPRAGVTMEGVAGLKPVFRPDGLVTAGNCCPLNDGAAALVIMSDTKARELGLTPLARIVSTGVSALSPEIMGYGPVEASKQALRRAGLSISDIDLVEINEAFAAQVIPSYRDLGIDLDRLNVNGGAIAVGHPFGMTGARITTTLINSLQWHDKQLGLETMCVGGGQGMAMVIERLS; encoded by the coding sequence ATGCCCGAAGCCGTGATCGTCTCAGCCGCCCGCTCCCCGATCGGCCGCGCCTTCAAGGGCTCGCTCAAGGATCTGCGCCCGGACGACCTGACCGCGAGGATCATCGAGACCGCCCTCGCCAAGATCCCCGAGCTGGACCCCAGGGACATCGACGACCTGATGCTCGGCTGCGGCCTCCCCGGCGGTGAGCAGGGCCACAACCTCGGCCGGATCGTGGCCGTCCAGATGGGGATGGACCACCTCCCCGGCTGCACCCTCACCCGTTACTGTTCCTCGTCGCTGCAGACGACCCGTATGGCGCTGCACGCCATCAAGGCCGGCGAGGGCGATGTCTTCGTCTCGGCGGGCGTCGAGACCGTCTCACGGTCCGTCAAGGGCACCTCCGACGGCCTGCCCGACACCCACAACCCGCTGTTCGCCGACGCGGAGGCGCGCACCGCCACCCGCGCCGAGCAGGAGGGCACCGACTGGCACGACCCGCGCGAGGACGGTCTGGTCCCGGACGCGTATATCGCGATGGGCCAGACCGCGGAGAACCTCGCCCGCCTCAAGGGCATCACCCGCCAGGACATGGACGAGTTCGGCGTACGGTCCCAGAACCTCGCCGAGAAGGCGATCAAGGGCGGCTTCTGGGAGCGGGAGATCACGCCCGTCACGCTCCCCGACGGCACCGTGGTCGCCAAGGACGACGGCCCGCGAGCCGGGGTGACGATGGAGGGCGTCGCCGGCCTCAAGCCGGTCTTCCGCCCCGACGGCCTGGTGACGGCAGGCAACTGCTGCCCGCTGAACGACGGCGCGGCGGCGCTGGTCATCATGTCCGACACCAAGGCGCGCGAGCTGGGCCTGACCCCGCTGGCCCGGATCGTCTCCACCGGCGTCTCCGCCCTCTCCCCCGAGATCATGGGCTACGGCCCGGTGGAGGCCAGCAAGCAGGCCCTCCGGCGCGCCGGCCTCTCGATCTCCGACATCGACCTGGTCGAGATCAACGAGGCGTTCGCCGCCCAGGTGATCCCCTCCTACCGCGACCTGGGCATCGACCTGGACCGGCTGAATGTGAACGGCGGAGCCATCGCCGTCGGCCACCCCTTCGGCATGACCGGCGCCCGCATCACCACCACCCTGATCAACTCCCTCCAGTGGCACGACAAGCAGCTCGGCCTGGAGACGATGTGCGTGGGCGGCGGCCAGGGCATGGCGATGGTCATCGAGCGGCTGAGCTGA
- a CDS encoding SGNH/GDSL hydrolase family protein, with amino-acid sequence MATTVTMSRARVARRIATAAAFGGGGIGLLGVATVGLLLTEVRLARRTVGGSSDIPPCADGRYGAAFGHRTDRPPLRLGFLGDSTAAGQGVHRAGQTPGALLASGLAALSELPVDFRNVALPGAQSDDLARQVELLLADGEPPDVCVIMIGANDVTHRMPFAESVRHLADAVRRLSDLGCEVVVGTCPDLGTIEPVYQPLRWVARRLSRQLAAAQTIGVVESGGRTVSLGDLLGPEFEARPRELFGPDNYHPSAEGYATAAMAVLPTLCAALGLWPEEERPEAARREGILPVEQAAAQAASEGGTEVTASRRAPWALLKHRRRRQLPEPEATDAPEVPPIAT; translated from the coding sequence ATGGCGACGACGGTGACGATGTCCAGGGCAAGGGTGGCGAGGCGGATCGCGACCGCCGCCGCGTTCGGTGGCGGCGGGATCGGTCTGCTCGGCGTCGCCACCGTCGGCCTGCTGCTGACCGAGGTCCGGCTGGCCCGGCGTACGGTCGGCGGCTCCAGCGACATCCCACCGTGCGCCGACGGCCGCTACGGCGCCGCGTTCGGCCACCGCACGGACCGGCCGCCCCTGCGGCTCGGGTTCCTGGGCGATTCCACAGCCGCCGGCCAGGGCGTCCACCGCGCCGGCCAGACCCCGGGCGCGCTGCTCGCCTCCGGCCTGGCCGCGCTCTCCGAACTGCCCGTCGACTTCCGCAATGTGGCCCTGCCCGGCGCCCAGTCCGACGATCTGGCGCGCCAGGTGGAGCTGCTGCTGGCGGACGGGGAGCCCCCGGACGTCTGCGTCATCATGATCGGCGCGAACGACGTCACCCACCGGATGCCGTTCGCGGAGTCCGTGCGCCATCTGGCCGACGCGGTGCGTCGGCTGTCCGACCTGGGCTGTGAGGTCGTCGTCGGCACCTGCCCCGACCTGGGCACCATCGAGCCGGTGTACCAGCCGCTGCGCTGGGTGGCCCGCCGGCTGTCCCGCCAGCTGGCGGCGGCGCAGACCATCGGGGTCGTCGAGAGCGGCGGCCGTACGGTCTCGCTCGGCGATCTGCTGGGCCCCGAGTTCGAGGCACGGCCGCGGGAGCTGTTCGGCCCGGACAACTACCACCCGTCGGCGGAGGGCTATGCCACCGCCGCGATGGCCGTACTGCCGACGCTGTGTGCCGCGCTCGGCCTGTGGCCGGAGGAGGAGCGGCCGGAGGCCGCCCGCCGTGAGGGCATCCTGCCCGTCGAGCAGGCCGCGGCGCAGGCCGCGTCCGAGGGCGGTACGGAGGTCACCGCCTCCCGTCGGGCCCCCTGGGCCCTGCTCAAGCACCGCAGGCGCCGCCAGCTGCCCGAGCCGGAGGCGACGGACGCGCCGGAGGTGCCGCCGATCGCCACCTGA